The following are from one region of the Sulfurimicrobium lacus genome:
- a CDS encoding HDOD domain-containing protein, which translates to MTDTLPNTIHEWVTFLEAQDVPVLRRTALELEKLRPSAERISASKLAVIILRDPLMTLKLLRLANSSRRGRLSNEITSVEHAIMMLGVVPLFKHFSTLAVLEDMLAQQELVLHSVLQVFSRALHAAYQARQWALQHQDIRVEEVYISALLHDMTNMMLWIYAPERAQEIRATVQRERVYYGLAHEKVMGFSVADFRTALAAAWRFPDMLADLVDCRNAGQSRAQGVLLAVSIAHLAERGWYGTQIDATLEAMADLLNLPLEETVLRVHQTAVAAARHWEWYGVTPAAAWLPMLPGAWEEEPVAPVAESSEEAVHDDTVCLMPDHAGLQSIMDEINAHLDGSLDLNGMMSLILRGMHEGIGLNRIVFMLLTRDHEHLKAKYVHGAQPGSPLQQLDVSLRIPNLFSRLLEKMQGVWFGPANAKTLAPLIPPDVRQVIGEGEFFAMSLFVHGKPVGLFYADRKHGECSLDERSYLEFKKLCVRAADGLAHLARK; encoded by the coding sequence ATGACAGACACCCTGCCCAACACCATCCACGAGTGGGTCACCTTCCTGGAAGCTCAGGATGTGCCGGTGTTGCGCCGCACCGCCCTGGAGTTGGAGAAGCTGCGGCCCAGCGCGGAACGCATCTCCGCGTCCAAGCTCGCCGTGATTATCCTGCGCGATCCCCTGATGACGCTGAAACTGCTGCGTCTTGCCAATTCATCCCGGCGCGGCAGGCTGAGCAACGAGATTACCAGCGTCGAGCACGCCATCATGATGCTGGGGGTCGTGCCGCTGTTCAAGCATTTTTCCACCCTGGCCGTGCTCGAGGATATGCTGGCGCAACAGGAGCTGGTCCTCCATAGCGTGCTCCAGGTTTTCAGCCGCGCCCTGCATGCCGCATATCAGGCGCGGCAATGGGCGCTCCAGCACCAGGATATCCGGGTGGAAGAGGTCTATATTTCGGCCCTGCTGCACGATATGACCAACATGATGCTGTGGATCTATGCGCCGGAACGGGCGCAGGAAATTCGTGCCACGGTGCAGCGCGAACGCGTGTACTACGGCCTGGCGCATGAAAAGGTGATGGGTTTTTCGGTTGCGGATTTTCGCACGGCACTGGCCGCGGCCTGGCGTTTTCCCGACATGCTGGCCGACCTGGTAGATTGCCGCAATGCCGGTCAGTCGCGCGCTCAAGGCGTGCTGCTGGCCGTTTCCATTGCCCATCTGGCGGAAAGAGGCTGGTATGGCACGCAAATCGACGCCACGCTGGAAGCCATGGCGGACCTCCTGAACCTGCCGTTGGAGGAGACCGTCCTGCGGGTACACCAGACCGCAGTGGCCGCTGCGCGCCACTGGGAATGGTACGGTGTGACCCCGGCGGCAGCCTGGTTGCCCATGCTCCCCGGTGCATGGGAGGAAGAGCCGGTCGCCCCCGTTGCCGAAAGCTCGGAGGAAGCGGTGCACGATGATACGGTTTGCCTGATGCCGGACCACGCCGGGTTGCAGTCGATCATGGATGAAATCAACGCCCACCTCGACGGTTCGCTCGATCTCAACGGGATGATGAGCCTGATTCTGCGTGGAATGCATGAAGGGATTGGTTTGAATCGCATCGTGTTCATGCTTCTCACGCGCGACCATGAGCACCTCAAGGCCAAGTACGTCCATGGCGCCCAGCCGGGGTCGCCGTTACAGCAACTGGATGTGAGCTTGCGCATTCCCAACCTGTTTTCCCGTCTGCTGGAAAAAATGCAGGGGGTGTGGTTCGGCCCTGCCAATGCGAAGACGCTGGCGCCGCTGATTCCGCCGGACGTACGTCAGGTGATAGGAGAGGGGGAGTTCTTCGCCATGTCGCTGTTCGTGCACGGAAAGCCGGTGGGTTTGTTCTATGCCGACCGCAAGCATGGCGAGTGTTCCCTGGACGAGCGCAGCTATCTGGAATTCAAGAAACTTTGCGTGCGCGCCGCGGACGGCTTGGCGCATCTGGCGCGGAAGTAA
- the senB gene encoding selenoneine biosynthesis selenosugar synthase SenB produces MKIVLVTPSAGRSRTGNRNTACRWAGFLRRLGHRVDIQVEWNGAAADLMLALHARRSHDSIRRFAETYPGCPLILALTGTDLYRDIRHDAAARRSMQLATRMIVLQEKGLMELEPALREKTRVIYQSAPATPPEPRLKTRFQACVIGHLREEKDPFRCAHALRYLPSGSKIRVIHLGGALSPLMAEEAQALMQKDQRYRWLGNQPHWQATKKLASSHVMVISSLMEGGANVICEALAAGVPVIASDIAGNIGMLGTDYVGYYPCGDEQALEKLLWRAESDAVFYAQLQAQCAARRPLFTPERERAGLASLLAEL; encoded by the coding sequence ATGAAAATTGTCCTCGTCACCCCCAGCGCCGGCCGCTCCCGCACCGGCAACCGCAACACCGCCTGCCGCTGGGCGGGCTTCCTGCGCCGGCTCGGCCACCGGGTCGACATCCAGGTGGAATGGAATGGCGCAGCGGCCGATTTGATGCTCGCCCTGCATGCCCGGCGCAGTCACGACTCGATTCGGCGCTTCGCTGAAACCTATCCTGGCTGCCCTTTGATCCTGGCATTGACCGGCACCGACCTTTACCGCGACATCCGCCATGACGCAGCCGCTCGGCGCTCCATGCAACTGGCGACGCGCATGATTGTATTGCAGGAGAAGGGGCTGATGGAACTCGAACCCGCACTGCGGGAAAAGACCCGGGTAATCTATCAATCGGCACCCGCCACCCCGCCAGAGCCCAGGCTCAAGACTCGCTTTCAAGCCTGTGTGATCGGCCACCTGCGCGAAGAAAAGGACCCTTTCCGTTGCGCCCATGCCCTGCGTTACTTGCCCAGCGGTTCGAAAATCCGCGTAATCCATCTAGGCGGCGCACTGAGTCCGCTGATGGCCGAAGAAGCGCAGGCCCTGATGCAGAAAGACCAGCGTTATCGCTGGCTGGGCAACCAGCCGCACTGGCAGGCGACAAAAAAGCTGGCGAGCAGCCACGTCATGGTCATCAGTTCACTGATGGAAGGCGGCGCCAACGTGATTTGCGAAGCACTGGCGGCCGGCGTGCCGGTGATCGCGTCGGACATTGCCGGCAATATCGGCATGCTGGGCACCGATTATGTCGGCTATTACCCTTGCGGGGACGAGCAGGCACTGGAAAAACTGTTGTGGCGCGCCGAATCGGATGCCGTGTTCTACGCCCAACTCCAGGCGCAATGCGCTGCGCGTCGTCCGCTGTTCACACCGGAGCGGGAGCGTGCAGGATTGGCCAGTTTGCTGGCAGAACTTTAA
- a CDS encoding pentapeptide repeat-containing protein, with product MSGPFPTQVVANNTLLSRFLPTDEVSLDQLEWKPLATVAELLPRELLELRDETDPEHRQWLEERLKAARRWADQRTHDDRRHAEEAAGRGVPDDGLRGEERRKADTDDEVLALPHHHAALPQESALRRYLGVYLGIGAAVLLVALGVIYYQPVNPVKVGVMPVQPLCSKAAASGVNWSGCDKQGALLRGVDLAGGNLDYADLSHAVLSGSRLDHASLVGTNLSAADLTNVSMRNADLSNADLSAANMESVNLTGTVLDHAIWVDGRVCAEGSLGQCR from the coding sequence GTGAGCGGGCCGTTTCCCACGCAGGTCGTGGCCAATAATACCTTGTTGAGCAGATTTCTGCCCACCGACGAGGTAAGCCTGGACCAGTTGGAATGGAAGCCGCTGGCGACGGTGGCTGAACTGCTGCCGCGGGAATTGCTGGAGTTGCGCGACGAAACCGATCCCGAGCATCGCCAATGGCTGGAGGAACGCCTCAAGGCGGCGCGCCGCTGGGCTGACCAGCGCACGCATGACGATCGTCGCCACGCAGAAGAAGCTGCCGGACGGGGCGTGCCGGATGATGGCTTGCGGGGCGAGGAGCGCCGCAAAGCCGATACGGATGACGAAGTCCTGGCCTTGCCGCATCATCACGCGGCATTGCCGCAGGAATCGGCTTTGCGGCGCTATCTTGGCGTGTACCTGGGTATTGGGGCTGCAGTGCTGCTCGTGGCGCTGGGTGTGATCTATTACCAGCCGGTCAATCCGGTCAAGGTGGGGGTCATGCCAGTCCAGCCCTTGTGCAGCAAAGCGGCTGCGTCCGGGGTTAACTGGAGCGGCTGCGACAAACAGGGGGCGCTACTGCGCGGCGTTGATCTGGCCGGCGGCAATCTGGATTATGCGGATCTATCGCACGCCGTTTTGTCTGGCTCCCGACTCGACCATGCTTCACTGGTGGGGACCAATCTCAGTGCCGCCGATCTTACCAATGTCAGCATGCGCAACGCCGACCTGAGCAATGCCGACCTGAGTGCGGCCAATATGGAGTCGGTGAATCTGACCGGAACCGTGCTGGACCATGCGATCTGGGTCGATGGCCGGGTGTGTGCCGAGGGCTCCTTGGGGCAATGCCGGTGA
- a CDS encoding TrmH family RNA methyltransferase, with the protein MPVKLISSRDNSLYKSLKKLAQSARERRKSGKALLDGVHLIVAHTERIGPPEMLVVAHAAQDKPEVRGLLERLPDVALIVLSDALFGELTPVDTPSGVLAQVALPELPLPQALQCVVLLEALQDPGNLGSILRSAAAAGVDAAYLSPGCADAWSPKVLRGGMGAHFALAIREDVDLVAAAQAFAGEVVVTSLQGEISLFDLDLSGTVAFVIGNEGAGVSQTLQQAATRRVRIPMPGEVESLNAAAAAAVCFFERVRQRQSTLAP; encoded by the coding sequence ATGCCGGTGAAGCTGATCAGCTCGCGCGACAACAGCCTGTACAAATCCCTCAAGAAGCTGGCCCAATCCGCCCGCGAACGCCGGAAATCCGGCAAGGCGCTGCTTGACGGTGTGCACCTGATCGTTGCCCACACAGAGCGCATCGGGCCTCCGGAGATGCTGGTCGTGGCGCACGCCGCGCAAGACAAGCCGGAAGTCCGCGGGCTGCTGGAACGTTTGCCGGACGTGGCCTTGATTGTCCTGAGCGATGCCTTGTTTGGCGAATTGACGCCGGTGGATACCCCGAGCGGCGTGTTGGCGCAGGTCGCGCTGCCCGAACTGCCGCTACCGCAGGCGCTGCAGTGCGTCGTGCTGCTCGAAGCATTGCAGGATCCGGGTAACCTGGGGTCGATCCTGCGTTCCGCAGCCGCAGCCGGCGTGGATGCGGCCTATCTGTCGCCCGGCTGTGCCGATGCCTGGTCGCCCAAGGTGCTGCGCGGCGGAATGGGTGCGCATTTTGCCCTGGCGATCCGGGAGGACGTGGACCTCGTCGCGGCAGCGCAAGCGTTTGCCGGGGAAGTGGTGGTTACCAGTCTGCAGGGAGAAATAAGCCTTTTCGACCTGGATCTTTCCGGTACGGTCGCTTTCGTCATCGGCAACGAGGGGGCCGGCGTGTCGCAAACCCTGCAGCAGGCCGCGACCAGGCGTGTGCGCATCCCCATGCCGGGGGAGGTGGAGTCGCTCAATGCTGCCGCCGCTGCCGCCGTCTGCTTCTTTGAGCGGGTGAGACAGCGACAGTCGACATTAGCCCCTTAA
- the rpsO gene encoding 30S ribosomal protein S15 → MAVTTPQKAQIVQDYQTAAADTGSPEVQVALMTARINDLTGHFKEHAKDHHSRRGLLKLVSKRRKLLDYLKGKSGDRYRTLIERLGLRK, encoded by the coding sequence ATGGCTGTAACCACCCCACAGAAAGCACAGATCGTGCAAGATTATCAAACCGCAGCGGCCGACACCGGATCCCCGGAAGTGCAAGTTGCCCTGATGACCGCACGCATCAACGACCTGACCGGTCACTTCAAGGAACACGCCAAAGACCACCACTCCCGCCGTGGCCTGCTCAAGCTGGTGAGCAAGCGCCGCAAGCTGCTGGACTACCTCAAGGGCAAGAGCGGCGATCGCTACCGTACCCTGATCGAGCGCCTGGGCCTGCGTAAGTAA
- the pnp gene encoding polyribonucleotide nucleotidyltransferase yields MKHIKKSFSYGRHEVTLETGEIARQAHGAVMVDMDGTTVLVTVVGNKDVKPGQDFFPLTVDYQERTYAAGKIPGGFFKREGRPSEKEILTSRLIDRPLRPLFPEGFYNEVQIVATVMSSNSEIDADIPAMLGASAALAISGIPFDGPIGAARVGYIDGNYVLNPTATELKSTQLDLVVAGTDTAVLMVESEANQLSEEVMLGAVVFGHDQMLAAINAINELAEEVAPEAWEWTAPEKDAALVAKIAALAEADVRKAYQIKQKQARYAQVDEIRSRVVAAVAGDDADATRINHIKNLFQDLEAKVVRGQILDGEPRIDGRDTRTVRPITIRTGVLPRTHGSALFTRGETQALVVSTLGTARDEQKIDALQGEYSDRFMLHYNFPPYSTGETGRVGTPKRREIGHGRLAKRALVAVLPDAADFAYSMRVVSEITESNGSSSMASVCGGCLSLMDAGVPLKDHVAGIAMGLIKEGNRFAVLTDILGDEDHLGDMDFKVAGTENGVTALQMDIKINGITKDIMKAALTQAKEGRLHILGIMKEAVGKPREELSSFAPRMITMKINPEKIRDVIGKGGAVIRALTEETGTSIDIAEDGTVTIACMSSEAGDLAKKRIADITAEVEVGKTYDGTVLKLLDFGAIVSVLPGKDGLLHISQIAHERVNAVADHLKEGQAVKVKVLEADEKGRLRLSMKALLEAPAPAAPHTTAE; encoded by the coding sequence TTGAAGCACATCAAAAAAAGCTTTTCGTACGGGCGTCATGAAGTAACGCTGGAAACTGGCGAAATCGCACGCCAGGCACATGGCGCCGTGATGGTGGACATGGACGGCACGACCGTGCTGGTCACCGTGGTGGGCAACAAGGACGTCAAGCCCGGGCAGGATTTCTTCCCGCTGACGGTGGATTATCAGGAACGTACCTATGCCGCGGGCAAGATCCCTGGCGGTTTCTTCAAGCGCGAAGGCCGTCCTTCCGAGAAAGAAATCCTGACGTCGCGCCTGATTGACCGTCCGCTGCGTCCGCTGTTCCCGGAAGGCTTTTACAATGAGGTGCAGATCGTCGCCACGGTGATGTCCTCCAATTCCGAAATCGACGCCGATATCCCGGCCATGCTGGGCGCTTCCGCCGCCCTGGCGATTTCCGGCATTCCCTTCGATGGCCCCATCGGTGCGGCGCGCGTCGGTTATATCGACGGCAACTACGTGCTCAACCCGACCGCGACCGAACTGAAATCCACGCAACTGGACCTGGTGGTCGCCGGTACCGACACCGCCGTGCTGATGGTCGAGTCCGAAGCGAACCAGCTGTCCGAGGAAGTGATGCTGGGTGCCGTGGTGTTCGGTCACGACCAGATGCTCGCCGCCATCAACGCCATCAACGAACTGGCTGAAGAAGTGGCACCGGAAGCATGGGAATGGACTGCTCCCGAGAAGGACGCTGCGCTGGTGGCGAAGATTGCCGCACTGGCCGAAGCCGATGTGCGCAAGGCCTACCAGATCAAGCAAAAGCAGGCGCGTTATGCCCAAGTAGACGAAATCCGCAGTCGCGTGGTTGCAGCCGTTGCCGGCGACGATGCCGATGCGACGCGCATCAACCACATCAAGAACCTGTTCCAGGACCTCGAAGCCAAGGTCGTGCGCGGCCAGATCCTCGACGGCGAACCGCGTATCGACGGTCGCGACACCCGTACCGTGCGTCCGATCACCATCCGTACCGGCGTGCTGCCGCGCACCCATGGCTCGGCGCTGTTTACCCGTGGCGAAACCCAGGCACTGGTGGTTTCGACGCTCGGCACCGCACGCGACGAACAGAAAATCGACGCGCTGCAAGGCGAGTATTCCGACCGCTTCATGCTGCACTACAACTTCCCCCCGTACTCCACCGGAGAAACCGGCCGCGTCGGTACGCCCAAGCGCCGCGAAATCGGCCACGGCCGTCTCGCCAAGCGCGCCCTGGTGGCAGTGCTGCCGGATGCGGCGGACTTCGCCTACTCCATGCGCGTGGTTTCCGAGATCACCGAATCCAACGGCTCAAGCTCGATGGCCTCAGTGTGCGGCGGCTGTCTCTCCCTGATGGACGCCGGCGTGCCGCTCAAGGATCACGTGGCCGGTATCGCCATGGGCCTGATCAAGGAAGGCAACCGCTTTGCGGTGCTGACCGACATCCTGGGCGACGAAGATCACCTCGGCGACATGGACTTCAAGGTGGCGGGTACCGAAAACGGTGTGACCGCGCTGCAGATGGACATCAAGATCAACGGCATCACCAAGGACATCATGAAGGCCGCGCTGACGCAAGCCAAGGAAGGCCGTCTGCATATCCTCGGCATCATGAAGGAAGCCGTGGGCAAGCCGCGCGAAGAGTTGTCCAGCTTCGCGCCGCGCATGATCACCATGAAGATCAATCCGGAAAAAATCCGCGACGTGATCGGCAAGGGTGGCGCAGTGATCCGCGCACTGACCGAAGAAACCGGCACTAGTATCGATATCGCCGAAGACGGTACCGTGACGATCGCGTGCATGAGTTCCGAGGCCGGTGACCTGGCCAAGAAGCGTATCGCCGACATCACCGCCGAAGTCGAAGTGGGCAAGACCTACGACGGCACGGTGCTCAAGCTGCTGGATTTTGGCGCCATCGTCAGCGTGTTGCCTGGCAAGGATGGCCTGCTGCACATTTCACAGATCGCCCACGAGCGCGTCAATGCCGTGGCCGACCACCTCAAGGAAGGTCAGGCGGTCAAGGTGAAGGTGCTGGAAGCCGACGAAAAAGGCCGTCTGCGCCTGTCGATGAAAGCCCTGCTGGAAGCGCCTGCACCTGCGGCGCCTCATACCACCGCCGAGTAA
- a CDS encoding methyl-accepting chemotaxis protein gives MGSGIYIDDLESIFWQRAVWLISIVLLVTVLISASMLVIIRSITRPLGELRDAMKAIQTTQDLSRRVTIRTNNEIGEIGHSFNEMVNSFQAIIHQVVAGVRDVMSSAAHLSESSQHVAASSSQQNDAAASMAAAVEEMSVSIDHVANNSSDTYNIAQQAGTLSAKGGEIVQDAATEMTKIAVSVQHSTQMIQTLGEHSNQISAIVNVIKEIADQTNLLALNAAIEAARAGEQGRGFAVVADEVRKLAERTSKSTEEISTMIGSIQSGTAGAVSSMEEGTARVKEGVDKARQAGESMQKIRSGADQVIASVSEIMEALREQSTASGQVAGSVEQIARMTEQNSAEVQEIARTAEHLEQLAASLQSSVSQFRI, from the coding sequence GTGGGCTCCGGCATTTACATCGACGACTTGGAAAGCATTTTCTGGCAGCGCGCGGTCTGGCTGATTTCCATCGTGCTGCTGGTCACCGTCCTGATCAGCGCTTCGATGCTGGTAATTATCAGGAGCATCACCCGCCCGCTAGGGGAACTACGCGATGCGATGAAAGCGATACAGACCACGCAAGACCTTTCCCGCCGCGTCACTATCCGTACCAACAATGAAATCGGCGAGATCGGACACTCATTCAACGAAATGGTCAACAGCTTCCAGGCCATCATTCACCAGGTGGTGGCCGGGGTGCGTGACGTCATGAGCAGCGCGGCCCATCTGTCCGAATCCTCACAGCACGTTGCCGCCAGTTCCAGCCAGCAGAACGATGCTGCGGCCTCGATGGCGGCCGCAGTGGAGGAAATGTCGGTGAGCATCGATCACGTTGCAAACAACTCCAGCGACACGTACAACATCGCCCAGCAGGCCGGCACGCTATCCGCCAAAGGTGGTGAAATCGTGCAGGACGCCGCTACCGAGATGACCAAAATCGCCGTTTCGGTGCAACACTCCACCCAGATGATTCAAACACTGGGCGAGCATTCCAACCAGATATCAGCCATCGTTAACGTGATCAAGGAAATCGCCGACCAGACCAACCTCCTCGCCCTCAATGCTGCAATCGAAGCGGCACGTGCCGGTGAACAGGGTCGTGGTTTCGCCGTGGTAGCAGACGAAGTAAGAAAACTGGCCGAGCGTACCAGCAAATCAACCGAGGAAATCAGCACCATGATCGGCAGTATCCAGAGCGGCACTGCTGGCGCGGTTAGCAGCATGGAAGAAGGCACCGCCCGCGTCAAAGAAGGTGTGGACAAGGCACGTCAGGCCGGCGAATCGATGCAGAAAATCCGCTCCGGTGCCGATCAGGTCATCGCCTCGGTGAGCGAAATCATGGAAGCGCTGCGCGAACAGAGCACGGCAAGCGGGCAGGTCGCTGGCAGCGTTGAGCAGATCGCACGCATGACTGAACAAAACAGCGCTGAAGTCCAGGAAATCGCCCGTACCGCTGAGCATCTGGAGCAACTCGCCGCCTCACTGCAAAGTTCGGTCAGTCAGTTCAGGATTTAA
- a CDS encoding cache domain-containing protein, translated as MSQAAPTISIKSRLLLVIVLALAGMLTVSIFALISEKSTLLEDRKVKTRHLVEVAHGVLAHYYEQQKSGLLSEEAAKKAAVAELKGMRYEGKEYFWLNDFTAPVPKMIMHPTVPALDGKVLDAKKFDCATSLQAGLDGPIEKTDGKKNLFVAFNEVANRAGQGFVTYNWPKPKAGGGTTTELYTKLSRNSRAGTGWWAPAFTSTTWKAFSGSARSG; from the coding sequence ATGAGCCAGGCCGCACCAACCATTAGCATCAAAAGCCGCTTACTTCTGGTGATCGTGCTGGCGCTGGCGGGCATGCTGACTGTTTCCATCTTCGCGCTCATTTCGGAGAAATCCACCCTGCTCGAGGACCGCAAGGTCAAAACCCGACACCTGGTCGAAGTCGCTCATGGCGTGTTGGCACACTACTACGAGCAGCAGAAAAGCGGATTGCTCAGCGAAGAGGCCGCCAAAAAGGCCGCGGTCGCGGAACTCAAAGGCATGCGCTACGAAGGCAAGGAATACTTCTGGCTCAACGACTTTACCGCGCCAGTGCCAAAAATGATCATGCACCCGACGGTCCCTGCGCTTGATGGCAAGGTACTGGACGCGAAAAAATTCGACTGCGCCACCAGCCTGCAAGCCGGCCTCGACGGTCCGATAGAGAAAACCGATGGCAAGAAAAACCTCTTCGTGGCTTTCAACGAAGTCGCAAACCGGGCCGGGCAAGGCTTCGTCACCTACAACTGGCCCAAGCCCAAGGCGGGCGGCGGCACCACGACGGAGCTTTACACCAAGCTGTCAAGAAATTCGAGGGCTGGAACTGGCTGGTGGGCTCCGGCATTTACATCGACGACTTGGAAAGCATTTTCTGGCAGCGCGCGGTCTGGCTGA
- a CDS encoding RsmB/NOP family class I SAM-dependent RNA methyltransferase codes for MSTPAPRTAASIPVSRFGHLVHAMKNVMTLREPADANLHYYFRVNRELGGQDRAFIADNIYAALRRKRLLEHLIGPDATPRQLALATLMKLQGINARELEPLLQEGEAEWLKQLKAIPTSDLPLAVQADFPDWLMEKMRAFMSDADILTLARGMQQPAPLDLRVNSMLDKRDDVLHTLVKNDGIAAEPTPYSPLGLRLKEKPALNKNPLFIKGKIEVQDEGSQLIGYLLAPQRREMVVDFCAGAGGKTLLLGMLMQNQGRVYAFDVSEKRLNNLKPRLKRSGLSNLHPQLIANENDLKIKRLAGKIDRVLVDAPCSGLGTLRRNPDLKWRQTPEGIAELTQKQAAILLAASRLLKSGGRLVYATCSFLPEENQQIVEAFLAQHPEYKLLDAGDILAAHNIPLNTGKYLQLLPHLNATDGFFAAVMEKS; via the coding sequence ATGTCCACTCCCGCTCCCAGAACCGCCGCGTCCATCCCGGTTTCCCGCTTCGGCCACCTCGTCCACGCCATGAAAAACGTCATGACGCTGCGCGAGCCCGCCGACGCCAATCTGCATTACTACTTCCGCGTCAACCGCGAACTGGGCGGCCAGGATCGCGCCTTCATCGCCGACAACATCTACGCCGCCCTGCGCCGCAAGCGCCTGCTCGAACACCTGATCGGCCCCGACGCCACCCCGCGCCAACTGGCGCTGGCCACGCTGATGAAACTGCAGGGCATCAACGCACGCGAACTGGAACCGCTGCTGCAGGAAGGCGAAGCCGAGTGGCTGAAACAGCTCAAGGCCATTCCCACCAGCGACCTGCCGCTCGCCGTGCAGGCCGATTTCCCGGACTGGCTGATGGAGAAAATGCGCGCCTTCATGTCCGACGCGGACATCCTGACCCTGGCGCGCGGCATGCAGCAGCCCGCCCCGCTGGACTTGCGCGTCAATTCCATGCTGGACAAGCGCGACGACGTGCTACATACCCTGGTCAAGAATGACGGCATCGCCGCCGAACCCACGCCCTACTCCCCGCTTGGCCTGCGCCTCAAGGAAAAGCCCGCGCTCAACAAGAACCCGCTGTTCATCAAGGGCAAGATCGAGGTACAGGACGAAGGCAGCCAGCTGATCGGCTACCTGCTTGCGCCGCAGCGTCGCGAAATGGTAGTGGATTTTTGCGCCGGCGCCGGCGGCAAGACGCTGCTGCTGGGCATGCTGATGCAGAACCAGGGTCGCGTTTACGCCTTCGACGTGTCGGAAAAACGCCTCAACAACCTCAAACCGCGCCTGAAACGCTCGGGCCTGTCCAACCTGCACCCGCAGCTCATCGCCAACGAAAACGACCTCAAGATCAAGCGCCTGGCCGGGAAAATCGACCGCGTACTGGTGGATGCGCCGTGCAGCGGACTCGGCACCTTGCGCCGCAACCCCGACCTGAAGTGGCGCCAGACCCCGGAAGGCATCGCCGAACTGACACAAAAGCAGGCCGCCATCCTGCTGGCGGCATCGCGCCTGCTGAAAAGCGGCGGACGCCTGGTTTATGCCACCTGCAGCTTCCTGCCGGAGGAAAATCAGCAGATCGTCGAAGCCTTTCTTGCTCAGCATCCGGAATACAAACTGCTCGATGCCGGTGACATTCTGGCTGCGCATAACATCCCGCTCAACACCGGGAAATACCTGCAGCTTCTGCCCCATCTCAACGCTACCGACGGTTTCTTTGCTGCAGTGATGGAAAAATCATGA
- a CDS encoding DUF3108 domain-containing protein, giving the protein MAIPRITVKRFSWALGLSLLAHLIVTFGPAVHVPDYRPDSVVLEASITSGPPAPLPVPSHASKAHKPSRKHTSPPPSVPPPPAAPPAPAPAPAPEPAPVTAPAKAENTAPPAAEPAATETPADNAIPLPVQATIRYALIKGREGFVVGKVQQTWKRDGTHYAIDQVAEASGIVSIFVSGRHVQISQGEITPQGLKPTSYWVQRGQAADKTDSARFDWESSQLSFGTGDDTRTVKLPDGTQDLLSFLYQLAYNPPQQGVSTRLHITTGRKLDNYGYQSLGEETLDTGLGPIKTLHIGQARQQGKENTEIWLATEYHYLPVKIRYTDKQGGVMEQTVTAIKVQ; this is encoded by the coding sequence GTGGCCATCCCACGCATAACAGTCAAACGCTTTTCGTGGGCGCTTGGACTGTCGCTGCTGGCCCACCTCATCGTCACCTTCGGCCCGGCCGTCCACGTCCCTGACTATCGCCCCGACTCGGTCGTGCTTGAGGCCAGCATCACGAGCGGACCGCCCGCGCCGCTACCAGTCCCCAGCCACGCAAGCAAGGCGCACAAACCCTCCCGCAAGCACACATCGCCGCCACCTTCCGTGCCTCCGCCACCGGCCGCGCCGCCAGCGCCAGCGCCAGCGCCAGCGCCCGAGCCTGCGCCTGTAACCGCCCCCGCCAAGGCAGAAAACACGGCACCGCCGGCAGCGGAACCCGCTGCAACCGAAACGCCGGCGGATAACGCCATCCCCCTGCCCGTGCAAGCGACAATCCGCTATGCGCTCATAAAGGGCCGGGAAGGCTTCGTGGTGGGCAAAGTGCAACAGACCTGGAAACGCGACGGTACCCATTACGCGATCGACCAGGTCGCCGAGGCCAGCGGAATCGTGTCGATTTTCGTCAGCGGCCGGCATGTGCAGATCAGCCAGGGAGAGATCACGCCGCAAGGGTTGAAACCTACGTCCTACTGGGTGCAGCGCGGCCAGGCTGCGGACAAGACCGACAGCGCCCGCTTCGACTGGGAGAGTTCGCAGCTGAGTTTCGGGACGGGCGATGACACGCGCACCGTGAAGCTTCCGGACGGCACGCAGGACTTGCTCAGCTTTCTGTACCAGCTCGCCTACAACCCGCCGCAGCAGGGTGTCAGTACCCGCCTCCACATTACTACCGGGCGCAAGCTGGACAACTACGGCTATCAATCGCTCGGCGAGGAAACCCTGGATACCGGCCTGGGTCCGATCAAGACGTTACATATCGGCCAGGCCCGCCAGCAGGGGAAAGAAAACACGGAAATCTGGCTGGCAACAGAGTATCATTACCTCCCCGTCAAGATCCGTTACACCGACAAACAAGGCGGTGTGATGGAACAAACCGTCACCGCCATCAAAGTTCAATAA